A section of the Desulfomicrobium apsheronum genome encodes:
- a CDS encoding flagellar basal body L-ring protein FlgH produces the protein MQKRFLMFTLAVLAMTGCRTTSRPPMPAAVVTPPPQERVSEAQNPGSLFDPDGATMLFADARAKRVGDILLIKVVETTLSKSKASTTADRASSMDLGVSAYLGQKQLPLIPDATVGPESLVSASSTSGFEGDGETKRESSLTTTVAARVTRVLGGGLMEVVGARETRVNGETQIVLVQGVARDRDIDADNTIMSTSLAEARIELYGEGVLADKQRPGWLARILDNVWPF, from the coding sequence ATGCAGAAACGATTTTTGATGTTCACGTTGGCCGTGCTGGCCATGACCGGATGCCGGACCACAAGCCGTCCGCCCATGCCTGCGGCCGTGGTCACGCCTCCTCCTCAGGAGCGGGTCTCAGAGGCCCAGAACCCTGGCTCGCTCTTTGATCCGGACGGGGCGACCATGCTCTTTGCCGACGCCAGGGCCAAAAGGGTCGGCGACATTCTGCTCATCAAGGTGGTGGAGACTACGCTGTCCAAGAGCAAGGCCTCGACCACGGCCGACAGGGCGAGTTCCATGGATCTGGGCGTGAGCGCCTATCTGGGTCAAAAACAGCTGCCGCTGATTCCCGATGCGACCGTGGGACCGGAGTCCCTGGTCAGCGCCAGTTCCACCAGCGGATTCGAGGGCGACGGCGAAACCAAGCGCGAAAGTTCCCTCACCACCACCGTGGCCGCCCGGGTGACCCGGGTTCTCGGCGGCGGACTCATGGAAGTGGTCGGGGCCCGCGAGACGCGGGTCAACGGCGAGACCCAGATCGTGTTGGTGCAGGGTGTGGCCCGGGATCGGGACATCGACGCCGACAACACCATCATGTCCACCAGCCTGGCCGAAGCGCGCATCGAACTTTACGGCGAGGGGGTCCTGGCCGACAAACAACGCCCCGGGTGGCTTGCGAGGATACTTGACAATGTGTGGCCATTCTAA
- the flgK gene encoding flagellar hook-associated protein FlgK — MPGIASLFNIGKQSLFANQSAIEVVGNNISNANTEGYSRQAVRFEDGYYISYTPGQLGTGVNAAEVIRYFDEFTEIMYNDKSSEQQRWQKLYENLQNVEMIFNESNAQGVNSALSAFWADWQTLATSPDNQSVRAALLGHASNLEQAIGVVYGDLQRLQSQTDDTIRAEVSEINTLLESIAALNKQITVTEETGKNNANGLRDERATLVRKLAEKIDIRYIDNGLGNVTITTQAGHTLVDGVSAFRLAFDSPSSIPNLKSTSTYNGLPTFDGESSSEYTIKILNNVSVPPVPPVAEEDMLKFSVSVDGGKTWMTNEAGGSEFTYTGEAFLLPDGKGTLTFPDGDVGMDTLQKDDRFQILPNKSLFWYETTSSRINITPQIMPNGEDNERRLTGGTLAGYFQFRDASVGSYIEKLDAFAKGLAWEVNRIHSQGTGLERFEEVIGTYGVTSSELSLQTGAGSAFGDKLEDGNLMIGVYDKNTGALVQFSALDFSADDGVQNFVAQDHSLDRVVEAIKRVFPGKLTASVLDNHLQIEAADGYDFAFGSDSTGLLAALGINTFFDGSNARSLSLNNDVRGNTARINTGHINGAGEMNEGDNTTSAALAALQNKAVTTRTVSEGTTRQTLGEYYSTLVAKAGSDTQSSKFNYEYQQALANDLRSRQESVSGVNLDEEMTNLIKFQHAYTAAAKLITTAESMLQVLLGLKN; from the coding sequence ATGCCCGGCATCGCATCCCTGTTCAATATCGGGAAGCAGTCCCTTTTTGCCAACCAGTCGGCCATCGAGGTCGTCGGCAACAACATTTCCAACGCCAATACCGAAGGTTACAGCCGTCAGGCGGTGCGCTTCGAGGATGGCTACTACATCAGTTATACTCCGGGCCAGCTCGGTACAGGGGTCAACGCGGCCGAAGTCATCCGTTATTTCGATGAGTTCACCGAGATCATGTACAATGACAAAAGTTCGGAGCAGCAGCGTTGGCAGAAGCTCTACGAGAATCTGCAGAACGTTGAAATGATTTTCAACGAATCCAACGCGCAAGGGGTCAACTCGGCCTTGTCCGCATTTTGGGCGGATTGGCAGACCCTGGCCACCAGTCCCGACAATCAGAGCGTGCGGGCCGCCTTGCTCGGCCATGCCTCAAATCTGGAACAGGCCATAGGGGTTGTCTACGGCGATCTGCAGCGTCTGCAATCTCAGACCGATGATACCATTCGTGCTGAAGTTTCCGAGATCAATACACTTCTTGAAAGCATTGCCGCGCTGAACAAGCAGATCACCGTGACCGAGGAGACTGGCAAGAACAACGCCAACGGACTGCGCGACGAGCGTGCGACTCTGGTTCGGAAGTTGGCCGAAAAGATCGATATCAGATATATCGACAACGGCCTTGGCAATGTGACCATCACCACCCAGGCCGGGCATACCCTGGTTGACGGCGTCAGTGCCTTTCGGTTGGCTTTCGATTCTCCGTCGTCTATTCCGAATTTGAAAAGCACCTCTACCTATAACGGGTTGCCGACTTTTGACGGGGAAAGTTCCAGCGAATACACTATAAAAATTTTGAACAATGTGTCTGTGCCCCCAGTGCCGCCTGTTGCGGAAGAAGACATGTTGAAGTTCAGTGTGTCTGTGGATGGCGGTAAGACTTGGATGACTAATGAAGCGGGTGGCAGTGAATTTACTTACACAGGAGAGGCTTTTCTGCTGCCCGACGGCAAGGGCACTCTGACGTTTCCGGATGGGGACGTCGGTATGGATACATTGCAGAAAGACGATCGTTTTCAGATACTGCCCAACAAGTCTTTGTTCTGGTACGAGACCACTTCTTCCAGGATCAACATCACTCCCCAGATCATGCCCAACGGCGAAGATAACGAACGTCGTCTGACCGGGGGCACCCTGGCCGGGTACTTCCAGTTTCGTGATGCGAGCGTGGGTAGTTATATCGAAAAGCTGGACGCCTTTGCCAAGGGCCTGGCCTGGGAAGTCAACCGTATCCATTCCCAGGGCACTGGGCTTGAACGCTTCGAAGAAGTCATTGGAACCTACGGGGTGACGAGCAGCGAGCTTTCCCTGCAAACCGGTGCTGGGTCGGCATTTGGCGACAAACTGGAAGACGGTAACCTCATGATCGGGGTTTACGACAAAAATACCGGAGCGTTGGTGCAGTTTTCGGCTTTGGATTTCAGCGCGGATGACGGGGTGCAAAATTTCGTTGCCCAAGATCATTCCCTCGACCGTGTTGTTGAAGCTATAAAGCGAGTTTTTCCCGGCAAGCTCACGGCCTCCGTGTTGGACAACCATCTGCAGATCGAAGCCGCAGACGGCTATGATTTCGCCTTTGGTTCCGATTCCACCGGCCTGCTTGCCGCCTTGGGCATCAATACTTTTTTCGATGGTTCCAACGCCAGGAGCCTGTCACTCAACAATGATGTGCGCGGCAACACTGCGCGCATCAATACCGGTCACATTAACGGCGCCGGGGAGATGAACGAGGGCGACAACACCACATCCGCCGCCCTTGCCGCCTTGCAGAACAAGGCCGTGACCACGCGCACCGTAAGCGAAGGTACGACCCGCCAGACCCTGGGGGAATATTATTCCACACTGGTGGCCAAAGCGGGCTCGGACACGCAGTCTTCAAAGTTCAATTATGAATACCAGCAGGCCCTGGCAAATGACCTGAGATCGCGGCAGGAATCCGTCTCGGGCGTGAATCTGGACGAGGAAATGACCAACCTGATCAAGTTTCAGCACGCCTATACTGCGGCTGCGAAACTGATCACCACCGCCGAGTCCATGCTGCAAGTGCTGCTGGGGCTCAAGAACTAA
- the flgL gene encoding flagellar hook-associated protein FlgL, producing MRVSLRNQYSNFLYNLQDTQSKLMDLNMQASSQKRINRPSDDPVGTARVLNYRSSLASIDQYRSNIDTAKGWLGLADESMIQVSTILTKLKGLAEQGASGTMTASDREATSYEVRQLFSQLVNLGNTRFEGKSIFGGQKFEGSAFEEALMVYDQDGKSLGLVTGQSSRSIAVQFLGAGPGPVDAAGGEYRYSKDGGTTWTKGTVGADGTLDLGGIDLNLGPKYQVWPSPETNVSTETGSWLTIAPTAVYKGDHESQSAVVYTAGGLDVVAEPLGGFERDVRVTVVVDPDNAANLKITATPLGNGAGDPLITSIPATSSCVVETPYGTVSLSGTNLVGTQLDVKAGSTGVLQMGSTINAEGRGLFDNDVMVRINKVDFGDSKITYKYSTDGGTSWSDDRSASLTGTNASELLVPGGKLVLTNRPGASDLKAGDQFVIHPQTAAHNVEISAGQYLQLNNIGAEIFGGYYENGTQPVFSDSDVGKNIMVTVGKLVAALENNNQQGCAEALDGLKAGHQYFTTQLASVGARENRLDVADTVLSGLKLNETERMSNVEDADLATLLTELANQQLSYEAVLKSSSMIMKMSLVNYL from the coding sequence ATGCGCGTATCTCTTCGTAACCAGTACAGCAATTTTCTGTACAACCTGCAGGACACCCAGTCTAAGCTCATGGATTTGAACATGCAGGCTTCCAGCCAGAAGCGTATCAACAGACCCTCCGACGATCCGGTGGGCACTGCCCGCGTGCTCAATTACCGTTCTTCCCTGGCTTCCATCGACCAGTATCGCTCCAATATAGACACGGCCAAGGGCTGGCTCGGCCTGGCCGATGAATCCATGATTCAGGTCAGCACCATTTTGACCAAACTCAAGGGTCTGGCCGAACAGGGCGCTTCCGGCACAATGACCGCTTCAGACCGCGAGGCCACCTCCTACGAGGTCCGTCAGCTTTTCAGCCAGCTGGTCAATCTGGGCAACACCCGTTTCGAAGGCAAATCCATTTTCGGGGGACAGAAGTTCGAGGGGAGCGCCTTCGAGGAGGCGCTCATGGTCTATGATCAGGACGGAAAAAGTCTTGGTCTGGTCACGGGCCAGAGTAGTCGTAGTATTGCGGTCCAGTTTTTGGGGGCGGGTCCAGGTCCCGTCGACGCAGCTGGAGGGGAATACCGCTACAGCAAAGACGGCGGCACAACTTGGACAAAGGGAACAGTGGGTGCGGATGGCACGCTGGATTTGGGCGGGATTGATCTTAATCTGGGGCCGAAATATCAAGTCTGGCCATCGCCTGAAACAAACGTTTCGACCGAAACGGGATCCTGGCTGACCATCGCGCCTACGGCGGTGTATAAGGGGGATCACGAATCCCAGTCGGCGGTGGTTTATACCGCAGGAGGCCTTGATGTTGTGGCGGAGCCTCTTGGTGGGTTCGAGCGGGATGTAAGAGTGACCGTGGTGGTGGATCCCGACAATGCGGCAAATTTAAAGATTACCGCAACTCCCCTTGGCAACGGGGCTGGTGATCCTTTGATTACGTCGATACCGGCAACATCATCCTGTGTGGTCGAAACGCCTTACGGAACAGTGAGTCTGTCAGGAACAAATCTTGTCGGAACACAACTTGATGTGAAGGCCGGCTCCACAGGCGTGTTGCAGATGGGCTCCACGATCAATGCCGAGGGGCGCGGGCTTTTCGATAATGACGTGATGGTGCGCATCAATAAGGTCGATTTTGGCGATTCCAAGATTACCTACAAATACAGCACGGATGGCGGGACGAGCTGGTCCGACGATCGTTCCGCGTCTCTGACTGGCACCAACGCCTCCGAGCTTCTGGTACCGGGAGGCAAGCTTGTTCTTACAAACAGGCCCGGTGCGTCCGACCTGAAGGCTGGCGACCAGTTCGTCATCCACCCCCAGACGGCGGCCCACAACGTGGAGATTTCCGCCGGGCAGTATTTGCAGCTCAACAATATCGGTGCGGAAATTTTTGGCGGCTACTATGAAAACGGGACGCAGCCGGTGTTCTCGGATTCCGACGTGGGCAAGAACATCATGGTCACCGTGGGAAAGCTGGTGGCCGCCCTTGAAAACAACAACCAGCAAGGATGTGCCGAGGCTCTGGACGGGTTGAAGGCGGGTCATCAGTATTTCACCACCCAGCTGGCCTCCGTGGGTGCGCGGGAAAACCGGCTCGACGTGGCCGACACTGTCCTCTCCGGCCTTAAACTCAACGAAACCGAGCGCATGAGCAATGTGGAGGATGCGGATCTGGCCACGCTTCTGACGGAACTGGCCAACCAGCAGCTGTCTTATGAGGCGGTCCTCAAATCCTCGTCCATGATCATGAAGATGAGCCTGGTCAATTATCTGTAG
- a CDS encoding NAD(+)/NADH kinase, with protein sequence MARQIRRWLVGEGRSARIVASSKEEVHCVSTWGDADMILTLGGDGTLLAVARAVQDMGIPILGLNLGKVGFLTELSPTDWRESLTLILRGEYDMSQRLVISFHVLRRGQEYYRGYAINDLVISCGSLARMIRLDMWYGNDHLGTVRADGMIVATPTGSSGYSISAGGPLIYPELNVFALTPICPFLHAFRPMVLPFENDLRILVLDAAPDVYLTQDGQTGVVLAAGDNIFASRAEKRLNLIRPLHSQYAHKLKSKGFVRES encoded by the coding sequence ATGGCCCGGCAAATCCGGCGCTGGCTCGTGGGCGAGGGGCGCTCGGCACGGATTGTCGCATCTTCCAAGGAAGAGGTCCACTGCGTCTCGACCTGGGGGGATGCGGACATGATCCTGACCCTGGGCGGCGATGGCACACTGCTCGCCGTGGCCCGGGCCGTGCAGGATATGGGTATCCCGATCCTGGGCCTGAACCTCGGCAAAGTCGGGTTTCTTACGGAGCTTTCGCCCACGGACTGGCGCGAATCCCTGACGCTCATTTTGCGTGGGGAGTACGACATGTCCCAGCGGCTGGTCATCAGCTTTCATGTGCTCCGGCGCGGTCAGGAGTATTATCGGGGCTACGCCATAAATGATCTGGTCATCAGCTGCGGAAGCCTGGCGCGCATGATCAGGCTGGACATGTGGTACGGCAACGACCACCTTGGCACTGTGCGGGCCGACGGCATGATCGTGGCCACGCCCACCGGTTCGTCGGGTTATTCCATCTCCGCAGGCGGACCGCTCATCTACCCGGAGCTCAACGTCTTCGCCCTGACTCCCATCTGTCCATTCCTGCACGCCTTCAGACCCATGGTCCTGCCGTTCGAGAACGACCTGCGCATCCTGGTCCTCGACGCGGCCCCGGATGTCTATCTGACCCAAGACGGCCAGACCGGCGTGGTCCTGGCCGCCGGAGACAACATCTTCGCCTCCAGAGCCGAAAAAAGGCTCAACCTGATCCGGCCTCTGCACTCCCAATACGCCCACAAACTCAAGTCCAAGGGGTTCGTGCGCGAGAGTTGA
- the flgN gene encoding flagellar export chaperone FlgN: protein MQQIILGSLIRQAKGTELLCQLLREEYSLLRAGAPDQVTGLEMCIQDLIRQLVREREALVHRLQSAGMTNLAVFLETLSAADRRIFETWRAKIITHEQDSGQLASINADLAMALWKQSGVLLSHFQNQVAPRERNTYSAKGTWQDRTATATLVRGRL from the coding sequence ATGCAACAGATCATTCTCGGCAGTCTCATTCGTCAGGCAAAAGGCACAGAGCTTCTCTGCCAGCTCCTGCGCGAGGAATACTCCTTGCTGCGGGCGGGCGCGCCGGATCAGGTGACGGGACTTGAGATGTGCATCCAGGACCTGATCAGGCAGCTCGTGCGCGAACGCGAGGCTCTGGTCCATCGTCTGCAATCGGCGGGCATGACCAATCTGGCTGTTTTTCTGGAGACCCTGTCTGCTGCGGACAGGCGCATCTTTGAAACGTGGCGGGCCAAGATCATCACGCATGAGCAGGACAGCGGCCAGCTGGCCTCGATCAACGCCGATCTGGCCATGGCCCTTTGGAAGCAGAGCGGCGTGCTGCTCAGCCATTTTCAGAATCAGGTCGCACCGAGGGAGCGCAACACCTACTCGGCCAAGGGGACGTGGCAGGACCGCACGGCCACGGCGACTCTGGTGCGCGGGAGGCTCTGA
- the csrA gene encoding carbon storage regulator CsrA, giving the protein MLILSRRPGESVHVGDDIKITILSIKGQQIKLGLEVPEHMPVYREEIYLKVQTQNASALELDNNDLMMAAAIWTSKDK; this is encoded by the coding sequence ATGCTCATACTCTCTCGTCGCCCCGGAGAAAGCGTGCATGTGGGTGATGACATCAAGATCACGATTTTAAGCATCAAGGGACAGCAGATCAAACTGGGCCTTGAAGTGCCGGAACACATGCCGGTCTACCGGGAAGAAATTTATCTCAAGGTGCAGACCCAGAACGCCTCGGCCCTGGAACTCGACAACAACGATCTGATGATGGCGGCAGCAATATGGACAAGCAAAGACAAATAA
- a CDS encoding rod-binding protein: MNEIITTALPEPDSTQSLQERLRDLRSRVQPEKGLDEVKLKKACQDFEAVFIGQIWKQMRASVPKEGMLHSKEEESYLSMFDQELSVKMSQSGGIGLSDMLYANLSERLVNASRDTTSTAPLHPLNMADRGKAPSGAQAAAVPPRTLAAITAQHEAEMLARSIEQRSPSGEAQAKIMPTDLEDALRVVRMDGEDGP; this comes from the coding sequence ATGAACGAGATTATCACCACGGCCCTGCCCGAACCTGATTCGACGCAAAGCCTGCAGGAGCGCCTGCGGGATCTGCGCTCCCGGGTGCAGCCGGAAAAGGGCCTGGACGAGGTCAAGCTCAAGAAGGCCTGCCAGGACTTCGAGGCCGTGTTCATTGGTCAGATCTGGAAGCAGATGCGCGCTTCCGTGCCCAAGGAAGGGATGCTCCATTCCAAGGAAGAAGAGAGCTATCTGTCCATGTTTGACCAGGAGCTCTCGGTCAAGATGTCGCAAAGCGGGGGCATCGGCTTGTCCGACATGCTCTATGCGAATCTTTCCGAGCGTCTGGTCAATGCCAGTCGGGACACGACTTCGACGGCTCCTTTGCATCCCCTGAACATGGCGGATCGCGGCAAGGCCCCGTCCGGAGCGCAGGCTGCGGCAGTGCCCCCGCGCACGCTGGCCGCGATCACGGCTCAGCACGAGGCCGAAATGCTGGCGCGAAGTATCGAGCAGAGGTCGCCGTCCGGAGAGGCTCAGGCGAAGATCATGCCCACTGACCTTGAGGATGCCCTGCGCGTTGTGCGCATGGACGGCGAGGACGGCCCCTAG
- the flgM gene encoding flagellar biosynthesis anti-sigma factor FlgM, whose product MSINTIKSFSGYESQRLDQLEQQRQEHQKTVANQDSGSDRISISDEARLKVSMLKTAQESDGVRADKVADVKARIEAGEYSANGKDIAASLLRQELDIWG is encoded by the coding sequence ATGTCGATCAACACCATCAAATCTTTCAGCGGCTACGAATCGCAACGACTGGACCAGCTGGAGCAGCAGCGCCAGGAGCACCAGAAGACCGTTGCCAATCAGGACAGCGGTTCCGACCGCATCTCCATCTCCGATGAAGCGCGGCTCAAGGTGAGCATGCTCAAAACTGCCCAGGAAAGCGACGGGGTGCGAGCCGACAAGGTCGCCGACGTGAAGGCCCGGATAGAGGCGGGAGAGTACAGTGCTAACGGTAAGGATATCGCGGCCAGCCTGCTCAGACAGGAGCTTGACATCTGGGGCTGA
- the flgA gene encoding flagellar basal body P-ring formation chaperone FlgA — protein MRLFVALFVLLLCPCLAVAQGRLIVAGAVCVDGPAITLNDLAQAEGEDAKTLLAAIGTVPLLASPKFDGARANLNGSRLRELIVQRFGTALPPVDVPDQVQVQRGGQVLSTLALRPAIDKILTNALAHHGGEVEIREHRMADYLFLSEKGPVQVRVVPVGTPAPGRISLRLEAVTEDGRPVQSFTGTVFADVWKTVPCAARVLNRGDILEPGLVGFARKNLAYMARAPWDGGNLPLRMTAAVGEGQVISADAVEFIPVVAKGQILTLVYAGQTLKLTVPVESLEDGGIGNTIRVRNMQSRRVVAAQVVDAETVRVP, from the coding sequence ATGCGTTTATTTGTGGCTCTGTTCGTTCTTCTGCTCTGCCCCTGCCTGGCCGTGGCCCAGGGCCGGCTGATCGTGGCCGGGGCCGTGTGCGTGGACGGACCGGCCATCACCCTGAACGACCTGGCCCAGGCCGAGGGCGAGGACGCCAAGACCCTGCTGGCCGCCATCGGCACGGTGCCCCTTTTGGCCTCGCCAAAGTTCGATGGCGCCAGGGCCAACCTGAACGGATCCAGATTGCGGGAACTGATCGTGCAGCGCTTCGGAACGGCCCTGCCACCTGTGGATGTTCCCGATCAGGTTCAAGTCCAGCGCGGAGGGCAGGTGCTCAGCACCCTGGCGTTGCGTCCGGCCATCGACAAAATTTTGACGAACGCCCTGGCCCATCATGGGGGCGAAGTGGAAATTCGCGAGCATCGCATGGCGGATTATCTCTTTCTCTCCGAAAAGGGGCCGGTTCAGGTTCGTGTCGTTCCCGTGGGCACTCCCGCACCGGGGCGGATCAGCCTGCGCCTTGAGGCCGTGACTGAAGACGGGCGCCCGGTGCAGAGCTTCACGGGTACGGTTTTCGCCGATGTCTGGAAGACCGTCCCTTGCGCCGCCCGCGTCCTGAACAGGGGTGACATCCTGGAGCCGGGACTGGTGGGTTTTGCGCGCAAGAATCTGGCTTACATGGCGCGAGCACCCTGGGATGGAGGCAATCTGCCCCTGCGCATGACCGCTGCGGTAGGCGAGGGACAGGTCATCAGCGCCGACGCGGTGGAATTCATTCCTGTGGTGGCCAAGGGACAGATTTTGACCCTGGTCTATGCGGGGCAGACACTCAAATTGACCGTGCCGGTCGAAAGTCTCGAGGACGGCGGCATCGGCAACACCATCCGGGTCCGAAACATGCAGAGCCGCAGAGTGGTGGCCGCGCAGGTTGTCGATGCCGAAACGGTGCGTGTGCCGTAG
- the fliW gene encoding flagellar assembly protein FliW produces MDKQRQIINSRIGQLVISADKTIRFPRGIIGFESLREFALVEFKPGTPFHFLQCIEMPSMGMMLADPFSFLPNYEIRLAAAEERILKVRSIHDLVILVSVTVPKGDPQGSTLNLTGPICVNVQERLGLQSPQVESGFPSQVLLRDLGNEDRRLANS; encoded by the coding sequence ATGGACAAGCAAAGACAAATAATAAATTCACGCATCGGGCAGCTGGTCATTTCCGCAGACAAGACCATCCGGTTTCCGCGCGGCATCATCGGTTTCGAGTCCCTGCGGGAATTCGCCCTGGTGGAGTTCAAGCCCGGAACACCCTTTCATTTTTTACAATGCATTGAAATGCCGAGCATGGGCATGATGCTCGCCGATCCGTTCTCATTCTTACCGAACTATGAGATTCGGCTGGCTGCGGCCGAAGAGCGGATTTTGAAGGTGCGCAGCATCCACGACCTGGTCATCCTGGTCAGCGTGACCGTGCCCAAGGGCGACCCGCAAGGGAGTACCCTCAATCTGACCGGGCCCATCTGCGTCAATGTCCAGGAACGCCTGGGGCTTCAGTCCCCGCAAGTGGAATCGGGATTTCCGTCCCAGGTCCTGCTGCGCGACCTTGGAAACGAGGACAGGCGTTTGGCCAATTCATGA
- a CDS encoding DVU0524 family FlgM-associated protein: MNPFLVKNVMRTYDQHQEAGRRIARFKKYMDRAGQEDSVSISKEAKRRQLVEKVAGEIVNNLIGSDTTNPVVREIKTQMAKEFGQDVLFRYPSDGSGLQILKKTDQGVAELTNGEKDAFMRRLWEIALTRVNETML, translated from the coding sequence GTGAATCCCTTTCTCGTCAAAAACGTGATGCGCACGTACGACCAGCACCAAGAAGCGGGTCGACGCATTGCCAGGTTCAAGAAATACATGGACCGCGCCGGGCAAGAGGATTCCGTTTCCATTTCCAAGGAAGCCAAAAGACGCCAGCTGGTCGAAAAGGTCGCAGGCGAGATCGTGAACAACCTCATCGGATCGGACACCACGAACCCGGTCGTTCGTGAAATCAAGACACAGATGGCCAAGGAATTCGGACAGGATGTGCTTTTCAGGTACCCGTCCGACGGAAGCGGCCTTCAGATACTGAAAAAAACAGACCAGGGTGTCGCGGAATTGACCAACGGCGAAAAGGATGCTTTCATGCGCCGGTTGTGGGAAATCGCCTTGACCCGGGTCAACGAAACAATGCTCTAG
- a CDS encoding flagellar basal body P-ring protein FlgI, producing MCGHSKTRRFAFLLLALGLAVGLAMPAGAVRLKDIASFGGVRSNDLVGYGLVVGLPGTGDKSSSQFTIQSMANMLENMGVKVDRAALKPKNVAAVMVTVKMPASSRPGSRLDATVSSVGDASSLLGGVLLMTPLKGIDGSIYALCQGSLAVGGFSAGGDAATATKNITTVGRIPGGAVVERSVPFSFNEQKDITIQLGVEDFSTAKQVADSLNKAIGGQYAHAQDASSIRLGIPPQYQGNIVALMASLENLEVQPDSRAKVVVDEKTGTVVLGSNVTLSRVAVSHGNLNVVVSEQPQVSQPGAFSPGQTAITPSTEIGVREEQRRLVLMAGASIQELVDGLNAIGATPRDLISILRTMKSAGALHADLEVL from the coding sequence ATGTGTGGCCATTCTAAAACCAGACGCTTCGCCTTCCTGCTTCTTGCCCTTGGCCTGGCAGTGGGCTTGGCCATGCCGGCCGGGGCCGTGCGGCTCAAGGATATCGCCAGCTTCGGCGGGGTGCGTTCCAACGACCTCGTCGGCTACGGACTGGTGGTCGGCCTGCCGGGAACCGGAGACAAGAGCAGCTCGCAGTTCACGATCCAGTCCATGGCCAACATGCTTGAAAACATGGGGGTCAAGGTCGACCGGGCAGCGCTCAAGCCCAAAAACGTCGCAGCGGTCATGGTCACGGTCAAGATGCCGGCCTCGTCCAGACCGGGGTCCCGGCTCGACGCGACGGTCTCCTCCGTGGGGGACGCGTCCTCGCTGCTTGGCGGCGTGCTGCTCATGACCCCGCTCAAGGGCATCGACGGCAGTATTTACGCCCTGTGCCAGGGTTCCCTGGCCGTGGGCGGGTTTTCGGCCGGAGGAGACGCGGCCACGGCGACCAAGAACATCACCACCGTGGGCCGCATCCCCGGCGGCGCGGTGGTCGAGCGCAGCGTGCCTTTCAGCTTCAACGAGCAAAAGGACATCACCATCCAGCTGGGCGTGGAGGATTTTTCCACGGCCAAGCAGGTCGCGGACAGCCTGAACAAGGCCATCGGCGGCCAGTACGCCCACGCCCAGGACGCCTCTTCCATAAGGCTCGGAATTCCTCCCCAGTATCAGGGGAACATCGTCGCGCTCATGGCCTCTCTTGAAAATCTGGAAGTACAGCCCGACAGCCGGGCCAAGGTGGTTGTCGATGAAAAGACCGGCACCGTGGTTCTGGGTTCCAACGTCACCCTGTCCCGGGTTGCCGTTTCCCACGGCAATCTGAACGTGGTCGTGTCCGAGCAGCCCCAGGTTTCCCAGCCCGGAGCGTTCTCCCCGGGTCAGACGGCCATCACTCCGTCCACCGAGATCGGCGTGCGCGAAGAGCAGCGGCGACTCGTCCTCATGGCCGGGGCTTCAATCCAGGAGCTGGTGGATGGCCTGAATGCCATTGGCGCCACGCCCCGGGACCTCATTTCCATTCTGCGGACCATGAAATCGGCGGGCGCCCTGCATGCCGATCTTGAGGTCCTCTAG